In the Molothrus ater isolate BHLD 08-10-18 breed brown headed cowbird chromosome 26, BPBGC_Mater_1.1, whole genome shotgun sequence genome, one interval contains:
- the ABHD17A gene encoding alpha/beta hydrolase domain-containing protein 17A yields the protein MNGLSISQLCCLFCCPPCPSRIAAKLAFLPPEPTYAMVPEPEPVGSTGSLRGAAGRWKLHLKERADFQYSQRELDNIEVFVTKSSRGNRVGCMYVRCVPGARYTVLFSHGNAVDLGQMSSFYIGLGTRINCNIFSYDYSGYGVSTGRPSERNLYSDIDAAWQALRTRYGISPENIILYGQSIGTVPTVDLASRYECAAIVLHSPLTSGMRVAFPDTKKTYWFDAFPNIEKISKITSPVLIIHGTEDEVIDFSHGLALFERCPKAVEPLWVDGAGHNDIELYSQYLERLRKFISQELASQRN from the exons ATGAACGGGCTGTCGATCAGCCAACTCTGCTGCCTCTTCTGCTGCCCGCCCTGCCCCAGCCGCATCGCGGCCAAGCTGGCCTTCCTGCCCCCGGAGCCCACCTACGCCATGGTGCCCGAGCCCGAGCCCGTGGGCAGCACGGGCTCCCTGCGCGGCGCCGCGGGCCGCTGGAAGCTGCACCTGAAGGAGAGGGCGGATTTCCAGTACTCCCAGCGGGAGCTGGACAACATCGAGGTGTTCGTCACCAAGAGCAGCCGGGGCAACCGCGTCGGCTGCATGTACGTCCGCTGCGTGCCCGGCGCCAG GTACACGGTGCTCTTCTCCCACGGCAATGCCGTGGACCTGGGGCAGATGAGCAGCTTCTACATCGGGCTGGGCACCCGCATCAACTGCAACATCTTCTCCTACGACTACTCTGGCTACGGCGTGAGCACGGGCAGGCCCTCGGAGCGCAACCTCTACTCCGACATCGACGCCGCGTGGCAGGCGCTGCGCACACG GTACGGGATCAGCCCGGAGAACATCATTTTGTACGGACAGAGCATCGGCACCGTGCCCACGGTTGACCTGGCCTCCCGCTACGAGTGCGCGGCCATCGTGCTGCACTCCCCGCTCACCTCCGGCATGCGCGTCGCCTTCCCCGACACCAAGAAGACCTACTGGTTCGATGCCTTCCCCAA CATCGAGAAGATCTCCAAAATCACCTCTCCTGTCCTCATCATCCACGGTACAGAGGACGAAGTCATCGACTTCTCGCACGGCCTGGCGCTGTTTGAGCGCTGCCCCAAGGCCGTGGAGCCGCTGTGGGTGGACGGGGCCGGGCACAATGACATTGAACTCTACAGCCAGTACCTCGAGCGCCTTCGGAAATTCATCTCCCAGGAGCTGGCCAGCCAACGCAACTAG